A part of Thermoflexus hugenholtzii JAD2 genomic DNA contains:
- a CDS encoding prephenate dehydrogenase, producing the protein MAPFRWGIIGLGLIGGSIAHRLARQGLPVLGADQDPRTREQARASGIFEDVLDPPALVAAAEGVILATPVGAIEELLRTLPWRPGQVVLDTGSTKRRVVAAMGKLPDGVGAVGGHPMAGRETSGFEAADPDLFVGRPFLLVPTSRTTPEAAARAEELARLLGARPLWMEAETHDRQVAWISHLPYVTAMALVAAVEATGDPALWEIAASGFRDATRVAASDPRMMGEVIRSNADEVVAALEALLRILEAWRAALKASPPSLPPEWPRLAARRRGWSRGA; encoded by the coding sequence ATGGCGCCGTTCCGCTGGGGGATCATCGGGCTGGGATTGATCGGCGGCTCCATCGCCCATCGGCTCGCCCGACAGGGGCTCCCGGTGCTGGGAGCGGATCAGGATCCCCGGACCCGGGAGCAGGCCCGGGCCTCCGGGATCTTCGAGGACGTCCTGGACCCGCCGGCCCTGGTCGCCGCCGCGGAGGGCGTGATCCTGGCCACCCCGGTGGGCGCGATCGAGGAGCTGCTGCGGACGCTGCCGTGGCGGCCGGGACAGGTGGTGCTGGACACGGGAAGCACCAAGCGACGGGTGGTAGCGGCGATGGGGAAACTGCCGGACGGCGTGGGCGCCGTGGGTGGACATCCCATGGCCGGCCGGGAGACCTCGGGCTTCGAGGCGGCGGACCCGGATCTCTTCGTCGGGCGGCCGTTCCTGCTGGTCCCCACTTCCCGCACCACCCCCGAGGCCGCCGCGCGGGCGGAGGAGCTGGCGCGCCTCCTGGGTGCCCGGCCGCTGTGGATGGAGGCGGAGACCCACGATCGTCAGGTGGCCTGGATCAGCCACCTCCCCTACGTGACGGCCATGGCCCTCGTCGCCGCCGTGGAAGCCACCGGGGATCCCGCCCTCTGGGAGATCGCCGCCTCCGGGTTTCGGGACGCCACCCGGGTGGCGGCCAGCGATCCCCGCATGATGGGGGAGGTCATCCGCAGTAACGCCGATGAGGTCGTCGCCGCCCTGGAGGCCCTTCTCCGGATCCTGGAGGCCTGGCGCGCCGCCCTGAAGGCCTCCCCGCCCTCGCTCCCTCCAGAATGGCCCCGCCTGGCCGCACGCCGCCGTGGATGGTCGAGGGGCGCCTGA
- the aroF gene encoding 3-deoxy-7-phosphoheptulonate synthase encodes MIVECASDMDPRAIQRLVEHLQARGKPVYRIHGPQPVLVCPDDHDLDPQELQTWPGVRRVIPVRHAFQLAARDYRPEGTQIRVGEVLIGGEEPVLIAGPCAVESRSQLLETAYAVREAGAHMLRAGAFKPRTSPYSFQGLGWEGLELLAEVRAETGLPVVTEVMAPEEIPLVAEVADVLQIGARNMQNFSLLKAAGRQPKPVLLKRGMSATIEEWLLAAEYIMAYGNFQVILCERGIRTFERMTRNTLDLNAVPVVKRLSHLPVLVDPSHGTGDAAYVIPMARAAIAAGADGLITEVHIRPQEAWSDGRQSLTPEAFARMVREVRAVARALRELEGDSHRA; translated from the coding sequence ATGATCGTGGAATGCGCGTCCGATATGGACCCCCGTGCCATCCAGCGACTGGTGGAGCACCTGCAGGCCAGGGGCAAGCCCGTCTATCGGATCCACGGGCCCCAGCCCGTGTTAGTTTGCCCGGATGATCACGACCTGGATCCTCAGGAGCTCCAGACCTGGCCCGGCGTCCGACGGGTGATCCCGGTCCGTCATGCCTTCCAGCTGGCCGCCCGGGATTACCGACCAGAGGGCACCCAAATCCGGGTGGGCGAGGTGCTCATCGGCGGGGAGGAGCCGGTGTTGATCGCCGGCCCGTGCGCTGTGGAATCCCGCTCCCAGCTCCTGGAGACCGCTTACGCCGTCCGCGAAGCGGGCGCTCATATGCTGCGTGCAGGGGCCTTCAAGCCCCGCACCTCTCCCTACTCGTTCCAGGGATTGGGCTGGGAGGGACTGGAGTTGCTGGCCGAAGTCCGCGCCGAGACCGGCCTCCCCGTGGTGACCGAAGTGATGGCCCCCGAGGAGATCCCCCTGGTGGCCGAGGTCGCGGACGTCCTGCAGATCGGCGCCCGCAACATGCAGAACTTCAGCCTGCTCAAGGCGGCCGGCCGCCAGCCCAAGCCGGTCCTCCTCAAGCGCGGGATGAGCGCCACCATCGAGGAATGGCTGCTGGCGGCGGAATACATCATGGCCTACGGGAACTTCCAGGTGATCCTGTGCGAGCGGGGGATCCGCACCTTCGAACGGATGACCCGCAACACCCTGGACCTCAACGCCGTGCCGGTGGTCAAACGCCTGAGCCACCTGCCGGTGCTGGTGGATCCCAGCCATGGCACAGGGGACGCGGCGTATGTGATCCCCATGGCCCGGGCCGCCATCGCCGCCGGAGCGGACGGCCTGATCACCGAGGTCCACATCCGCCCGCAGGAGGCCTGGTCGGACGGCCGCCAGTCCCTCACCCCGGAGGCCTTCGCCCGCATGGTCCGCGAGGTCCGCGCCGTGGCTCGGGCCCTGCGGGAGCTGGAGGGCGATTCCCATCGCGCGTAA
- the cbiM gene encoding cobalt transporter CbiM, which produces MHIPDGYLSPETCAVLAAGSAPALYVAVRRLRQESDGAILARLALASAFGFVVQMLNVPVPDGTSAHAVGAALAAILLGPWGAMLAMTVTLAIQALFFGDGGILALGANVFNLGILAPAVAYFVYQVVAGRSPSRTRLLMAAALAGYLSINAAALATAIELGLQPLLFRAPDGTPLYNPYPLNLAVPAMMFAHLVVAGPVEALVTGLIVGYVHRVQPDLLARPAEGKWAAGAWLPLVVVLGLLIVLTPLGLLAPGTAFGEWAPEELEGLIGYVPRGLAVLSGWWSGLLPDYAVPILEGVPGGEVIGYLLSALMGVLLAVLVWGILRWLLLRPRTRS; this is translated from the coding sequence ATGCATATCCCCGATGGCTATCTGAGCCCGGAAACCTGCGCCGTTCTCGCCGCCGGCTCTGCCCCCGCCCTCTACGTGGCTGTCCGGCGTCTGCGGCAGGAGTCCGACGGGGCGATCCTGGCCCGCTTGGCCCTGGCCTCGGCCTTCGGGTTCGTGGTCCAGATGCTGAACGTCCCCGTCCCGGACGGAACGTCCGCCCACGCGGTGGGGGCCGCCCTGGCCGCCATCCTCTTGGGTCCCTGGGGGGCGATGCTGGCCATGACGGTGACCCTGGCGATCCAGGCCCTTTTCTTCGGGGATGGGGGCATCCTGGCCCTGGGGGCCAACGTCTTCAACCTGGGGATCCTGGCCCCGGCTGTGGCTTACTTCGTCTATCAGGTCGTCGCCGGTCGCTCCCCCTCGCGGACCCGTCTCCTGATGGCCGCGGCTCTGGCAGGGTATTTGAGCATCAACGCGGCAGCCCTGGCCACGGCCATCGAGCTGGGCCTCCAGCCCCTTCTCTTCCGCGCCCCGGATGGGACCCCGCTCTATAACCCGTATCCTTTGAATCTGGCGGTGCCGGCGATGATGTTCGCCCATCTGGTCGTGGCCGGCCCGGTGGAGGCCCTGGTCACTGGGTTGATCGTCGGCTACGTGCATCGGGTCCAGCCTGACCTGCTGGCCCGCCCCGCGGAAGGAAAGTGGGCCGCCGGGGCTTGGCTGCCGCTGGTGGTGGTGCTGGGCCTGCTGATCGTCCTCACCCCGCTGGGCCTTCTGGCTCCGGGGACGGCCTTCGGGGAGTGGGCGCCGGAGGAGCTGGAGGGGCTGATCGGATATGTGCCCCGTGGCCTCGCCGTGCTGAGCGGGTGGTGGTCCGGGCTCTTGCCGGATTACGCCGTTCCCATCCTGGAGGGGGTTCCCGGAGGAGAAGTGATCGGGTATCTGCTCTCTGCCCTGATGGGCGTCTTGCTGGCCGTGCTGGTATGGGGGATCCTGCGGTGGCTTCTCCTTCGGCCTCGGACCCGGTCCTGA
- the rpiB gene encoding ribose 5-phosphate isomerase B has protein sequence MRIAIGADHAGYALKETLVAHLREQGIEVVDFGTHSPESVDYPDYARAVAEAVARGEADYGVLICGTGIGMSITANKVPGIRAAAVSDVYTAKMSRAHNDANILCLGGRVVGPGLAIEILDTWLRTPFEGGRHARRVEKIRQLEASCQPSP, from the coding sequence ATGCGGATCGCCATCGGAGCGGATCACGCGGGCTACGCCTTAAAGGAGACCCTGGTCGCCCATCTGCGGGAGCAGGGGATCGAGGTGGTGGATTTCGGGACCCACAGTCCCGAGTCCGTGGACTACCCGGACTACGCCCGGGCGGTGGCCGAGGCCGTTGCCCGCGGGGAGGCGGATTACGGCGTCCTCATCTGCGGCACGGGGATCGGCATGTCCATCACGGCCAACAAGGTGCCCGGCATCCGCGCCGCCGCGGTCTCGGACGTCTACACCGCGAAGATGAGCCGCGCGCACAACGACGCCAACATCCTCTGCCTGGGCGGTCGGGTGGTCGGGCCCGGCCTGGCCATCGAGATCCTGGATACATGGCTGCGCACCCCTTTCGAGGGGGGGCGCCACGCCCGCCGCGTGGAGAAGATCCGGCAGCTGGAAGCATCCTGCCAGCCCTCCCCGTGA
- the glgP gene encoding alpha-glucan family phosphorylase, translated as MEPAGNGGKLPKRIARLGELITNMWWTWQPDAQRLFERLDPVRWEEVRHNPVALLRRVERARLNAAVQTPAYLELYDRVMEEFDRALTGPTWFARAHPERAEAIVAYFSTEFGIHEAFPAYAGGLGVLAGDFLKEASDLGLPMVGVGLLYQHGYFTQRITEDGWQEAIYEPLDLENLPLHPVLGPDGQPVRVEVTIAGRPVRAQIWRLQIGRIPLYLLDTSLPENEPADRELSARLYDGDPERRIAQEMILGIGGVRALRALGLQPAVWHLNEGHSAFSILERLREHIAAGLPFEEAAARVRATTVFTTHTPVPAGHDRFSLSLIERAFAGYWEQLGLSFKDFCELARQDEPWGSTFNMTVLALRFADHRNAVSELHGHVTRKMWAHLWPDRPVEAVPIRHITNGVHVGTWLARRMRVLYQRYLGPDWLERLDDPTLWERVLEIPDEELWTVRRHLKRKLVAFMRERARRRWQGNRVSPIQIVASGVLLDPYALTIGFARRFALYKRAYLLFRDPERLRRLVNDPYRPVQIILAGKAHPADEPAKRMIQEIYRLIKDPAFGGRIAFLEDYDIEVARHLVQGVDVWLNTPRRPLEASGTSGQKAALNGVLNLSVLDGWWREGYNGANGWAIGEDREYEDPEAQDAADAASLYDLLEKAVVPLYYDVEADGIPHRWLRMVKESIRSLVPFFNTRRMVKEYLQEMYLPAMEAASPRTLPV; from the coding sequence ATGGAGCCAGCGGGCAACGGCGGGAAGCTGCCCAAGCGCATCGCCCGTCTGGGGGAGCTGATCACGAACATGTGGTGGACCTGGCAGCCGGACGCCCAGCGGCTGTTCGAGCGGCTGGATCCGGTGCGCTGGGAGGAGGTCCGCCACAACCCGGTGGCCTTGCTGCGCCGGGTCGAGCGGGCTCGGCTCAATGCGGCCGTTCAGACTCCAGCCTACCTGGAGCTTTACGATCGGGTGATGGAGGAGTTCGATCGCGCCCTCACCGGGCCCACCTGGTTCGCCCGGGCCCATCCAGAGCGTGCGGAGGCCATCGTCGCCTATTTCTCCACGGAGTTCGGGATCCACGAAGCCTTCCCGGCCTACGCGGGCGGGCTGGGAGTGCTGGCCGGCGACTTCCTCAAAGAGGCCAGTGATCTGGGCCTGCCTATGGTCGGGGTGGGGTTGCTGTATCAGCATGGCTACTTCACCCAGCGCATCACGGAGGACGGCTGGCAGGAGGCGATCTACGAGCCGCTGGACCTGGAGAACCTCCCCCTTCATCCGGTGTTGGGCCCGGATGGGCAACCGGTGCGGGTGGAGGTGACCATCGCCGGCCGGCCGGTGCGGGCGCAGATCTGGCGCCTCCAGATCGGCCGCATCCCCCTTTACCTGCTGGACACCAGCCTCCCGGAGAACGAGCCCGCGGATCGGGAGCTCTCCGCCCGGCTGTATGACGGGGACCCGGAGCGGCGGATCGCCCAGGAGATGATCCTGGGGATCGGCGGGGTGCGGGCCCTGCGGGCTCTGGGTCTGCAGCCCGCCGTCTGGCATCTGAACGAGGGCCATTCGGCCTTCTCCATCCTGGAGCGGCTGCGGGAACACATCGCCGCGGGCCTCCCCTTCGAGGAGGCCGCAGCCCGGGTGCGAGCCACCACCGTGTTCACCACCCACACCCCAGTCCCCGCCGGCCATGATCGCTTTTCCCTCAGCCTGATCGAGCGCGCCTTCGCCGGTTACTGGGAGCAACTCGGCCTTTCCTTCAAGGACTTCTGCGAGCTGGCTCGTCAGGACGAGCCCTGGGGCTCCACCTTCAACATGACGGTCCTCGCCTTGCGCTTCGCCGATCACCGCAACGCCGTGAGCGAGCTCCACGGCCACGTCACCCGCAAGATGTGGGCTCATCTGTGGCCGGACCGGCCCGTGGAGGCGGTCCCTATCCGCCATATCACCAACGGGGTCCACGTCGGGACCTGGCTGGCGCGCCGGATGCGCGTCCTCTATCAGCGCTACCTGGGGCCGGACTGGCTGGAGCGGCTGGATGATCCGACCCTCTGGGAGCGGGTCCTGGAGATCCCGGATGAGGAGCTGTGGACGGTGCGGCGGCACCTGAAGCGTAAGCTGGTGGCCTTCATGCGCGAACGGGCCCGGCGGCGCTGGCAGGGCAACCGCGTTTCCCCGATTCAGATCGTGGCCTCGGGCGTGCTGCTCGACCCTTACGCCCTGACCATCGGCTTCGCCCGGCGCTTCGCCCTCTACAAGCGCGCCTACCTGCTCTTCCGGGATCCGGAGCGGCTGCGACGCCTGGTCAACGATCCCTATCGTCCTGTCCAGATCATCCTGGCCGGGAAGGCCCATCCGGCCGACGAGCCGGCCAAGCGCATGATCCAGGAGATCTACCGCCTGATCAAAGACCCGGCCTTCGGAGGACGGATCGCCTTCCTGGAGGATTACGACATCGAGGTGGCCCGCCATCTGGTGCAGGGGGTGGACGTCTGGCTGAACACCCCCCGCCGGCCCCTCGAGGCCAGCGGCACCAGCGGCCAGAAGGCCGCCCTCAATGGGGTGCTGAACCTGAGCGTGCTGGATGGCTGGTGGCGGGAGGGCTACAACGGGGCCAACGGCTGGGCCATCGGGGAGGATCGGGAGTATGAGGACCCCGAAGCCCAGGACGCGGCCGACGCGGCGTCCCTCTATGACCTGCTGGAGAAGGCCGTGGTCCCTCTCTACTACGACGTCGAGGCCGATGGGATCCCCCACCGATGGCTGCGCATGGTGAAAGAATCCATCCGTTCCCTGGTCCCCTTCTTTAACACCCGGCGGATGGTGAAGGAATACCTTCAGGAAATGTATCTGCCCGCCATGGAGGCGGCCTCCCCGCGGACGTTGCCGGTGTGA
- a CDS encoding Fur family transcriptional regulator — translation MPHCHSIRQTLRRHGFRVTPQRMLILEALRSAGRHMTAEEIYAAVRAYAPAVDLSTVYRTLRLLARLGLLDRHVLGEGRIVYEWRDQPGHAHFFCRSCREVLHLEADLLGDIARELQARSGLAIEQLTLMLVGLCPRCRASVEGKKDPPASQAAAR, via the coding sequence GTGCCGCACTGTCATTCGATCCGACAGACGTTGCGCCGGCACGGCTTCCGGGTGACGCCCCAGCGGATGCTGATCCTGGAGGCCCTTCGCTCGGCGGGACGGCATATGACCGCCGAGGAGATCTATGCCGCCGTCCGGGCCTACGCGCCTGCCGTGGACCTCTCCACGGTCTACCGCACCCTGCGGTTGTTGGCCCGGCTGGGCTTGCTGGACCGCCACGTCCTGGGGGAGGGCCGCATCGTCTACGAGTGGCGGGACCAGCCTGGCCATGCGCACTTCTTCTGCCGTTCGTGTCGGGAGGTGCTCCATCTGGAGGCCGATCTCCTGGGGGATATCGCCCGGGAGCTTCAGGCGCGCTCCGGGCTGGCCATCGAGCAACTCACCCTTATGCTGGTTGGCCTCTGCCCGCGGTGCCGCGCCTCCGTCGAGGGGAAGAAGGATCCGCCTGCTTCGCAGGCGGCAGCCCGCTGA
- the prmC gene encoding peptide chain release factor N(5)-glutamine methyltransferase, translating into MKPEIRIHALSIREAIAWASRRVRASAPRLAAEVLLAHVLNVSRAYLLAHPERTLAPDEWEAFARLVARSEQGEPLFYLIGEREFYGMPFKVTPAVLIPRPETEGLVDAALEWARSRAYRTYAPLVFADIGTGSGCIAVALAVYLPNSRGYATDLSPEALEVAQENAARHGVASRLTFLQGDLCAPLPEPVDLLVANLPYVARSEWADLDPAIREYEPILALDGGPDGLDLIRRFLAQAPGYLRPMGAVFLEIGAGQGPAVLTLARAAFPRAVIRLLKDAAGLDRIVAITH; encoded by the coding sequence ATGAAACCGGAAATACGCATCCATGCCCTCTCGATCCGTGAGGCCATCGCCTGGGCCTCCCGGCGGGTGCGCGCCTCTGCCCCTCGGCTGGCGGCTGAGGTGCTGCTGGCCCACGTCCTGAACGTCTCCCGCGCCTACCTCCTGGCCCACCCCGAACGCACCCTGGCGCCGGACGAATGGGAGGCCTTCGCCCGGCTGGTGGCTCGGTCCGAGCAGGGGGAGCCCCTGTTCTACCTGATCGGCGAGCGGGAGTTCTACGGAATGCCCTTCAAGGTCACCCCCGCCGTCCTGATCCCCCGGCCCGAGACCGAGGGCCTGGTCGACGCGGCCCTGGAGTGGGCGCGGAGCCGGGCCTACCGGACCTACGCGCCCCTGGTCTTCGCCGACATCGGGACCGGCTCCGGGTGCATCGCGGTGGCCCTGGCGGTCTACCTGCCCAACAGCCGGGGCTACGCCACCGATCTCTCCCCGGAGGCCCTGGAGGTCGCCCAGGAGAACGCCGCCCGTCACGGGGTGGCCTCCCGCTTGACCTTCCTGCAGGGCGACCTCTGCGCCCCCCTCCCGGAACCGGTGGATCTGCTGGTGGCCAACCTGCCCTACGTGGCCCGATCCGAATGGGCGGACCTGGATCCCGCCATCCGGGAATACGAGCCGATCCTGGCCCTGGATGGGGGGCCGGACGGGCTGGATCTGATCCGGCGCTTCCTGGCCCAGGCCCCGGGGTATCTGCGGCCGATGGGAGCGGTCTTCCTGGAGATCGGCGCCGGGCAGGGGCCGGCCGTCCTAACGCTCGCCCGGGCCGCCTTCCCCCGAGCAGTGATCCGGCTGCTGAAGGACGCCGCCGGGCTGGACCGGATAGTGGCCATCACCCACTGA
- a CDS encoding energy-coupling factor ABC transporter ATP-binding protein: MWSADGRPVFEVNEVRVTYLGRFPALAGVSLRVASGEQVALLGPNGCGKSTLLKVLAGLLFPDSGTVHAFGHPLTPASLARPAFFREFRRRVGLLFQNSDAQLFNPTVFEEIAFGPAQLGFPPQEVERRVRDMLRLLEIEGLADRAPFQLSEGQKRRVALAAVLAVNPDVLLLDEPTTGLDPRTNDRLVEILWGLRRLGKTLLVATHDLELARLVADRAVIIGEDHRVWFDGPTPEALANRDLLYRANLVGRSWMAHPVL; this comes from the coding sequence ATGTGGTCCGCTGACGGCCGGCCGGTCTTCGAGGTGAATGAGGTGCGGGTGACCTATCTGGGGCGGTTCCCGGCCCTGGCCGGGGTGAGCCTGCGGGTGGCATCCGGGGAACAGGTGGCGCTCCTTGGGCCCAACGGCTGCGGCAAATCCACCCTACTGAAGGTCTTGGCCGGCCTTCTGTTCCCTGACTCCGGGACCGTCCATGCCTTCGGGCATCCCCTGACGCCCGCCAGCCTGGCCCGCCCGGCGTTCTTCCGGGAGTTCCGGCGGCGGGTGGGATTGCTCTTCCAGAACTCCGATGCCCAGCTCTTCAACCCCACGGTCTTCGAGGAGATCGCCTTCGGGCCGGCCCAGCTCGGCTTCCCGCCGCAGGAGGTCGAGCGCCGGGTGCGGGATATGCTCCGCCTTCTGGAGATCGAGGGGCTCGCGGATCGGGCCCCGTTCCAGCTCAGCGAGGGCCAGAAGCGGCGGGTGGCGCTGGCGGCCGTGCTGGCGGTGAACCCGGACGTGCTGCTGCTGGACGAGCCCACGACCGGCCTGGACCCGCGGACCAATGATCGCCTGGTGGAGATCCTGTGGGGTCTGCGCCGCTTGGGCAAGACGCTGCTGGTGGCCACCCACGACCTGGAGCTGGCCCGCCTGGTGGCGGACCGAGCGGTGATCATCGGGGAGGACCATCGGGTGTGGTTCGATGGGCCGACGCCGGAGGCGCTGGCGAATCGGGATCTCCTTTACCGGGCGAACCTGGTGGGCCGATCGTGGATGGCACATCCCGTTCTGTGA
- the pheA gene encoding prephenate dehydratase, with product MICGIRGAITAQANTPEAIASATRTLLQAIARANHLAPDEIVAAWFTTTPDLNAAFPAAVAREMGWTHVPMLCAQEIPVPDGLPRCIRVLLLVQPRRPLQPVPVYLGEARRLRPDLFNGEGDPAPEPDPPPPTLTRPRVAFQGEPGAYSHEAAERFFGGELELLPCTTFAEVAQAVEAGRADFGILPVENSTAGSINAVYDLLLERDLRIWGEVILRVRHCLLAPPGTSLSDIRAVRSHPQALEQCARFIARHGWEAIAAPDTAGSARMLAERPEPGVAAIASRLAAERYSLAILAEGIEDDPENATRFFIVSTYEPPRAARNKTSIVFSTRHVPGALHACLGEFAARGINLTKLESRPRRGRPWEYVFYVDFEGHWQDPACREALLGLLQRASFLKLLGSYPAAEGTVSSHEEGGER from the coding sequence ATGATCTGCGGCATCCGCGGCGCGATCACCGCCCAGGCCAACACCCCCGAGGCCATCGCCTCGGCCACCCGAACGCTGCTCCAGGCCATCGCCCGGGCGAACCACCTCGCCCCCGACGAGATCGTCGCCGCCTGGTTCACCACCACCCCCGACCTCAACGCCGCCTTCCCCGCCGCCGTCGCCCGGGAGATGGGATGGACCCACGTCCCCATGCTCTGTGCCCAGGAGATCCCTGTCCCCGACGGATTGCCCCGCTGCATCCGTGTCCTGCTGCTGGTCCAGCCCCGCCGGCCCCTCCAGCCCGTCCCGGTTTACCTGGGCGAGGCCCGCCGGCTCCGACCGGACCTGTTTAACGGGGAGGGAGATCCCGCCCCGGAGCCGGATCCCCCGCCCCCCACCCTGACCCGTCCGCGGGTGGCCTTCCAGGGGGAGCCGGGGGCCTACTCCCATGAGGCCGCCGAGCGCTTCTTCGGGGGCGAGCTGGAGCTGCTCCCCTGCACCACCTTCGCCGAGGTCGCCCAGGCCGTGGAGGCCGGCCGGGCCGACTTCGGGATCCTGCCCGTGGAGAACTCCACTGCGGGCTCCATCAACGCCGTCTATGACCTCCTCCTGGAGCGGGACCTCCGGATTTGGGGGGAGGTGATTCTGCGGGTGCGACACTGCCTCCTCGCCCCTCCGGGGACCTCCCTCTCGGATATCCGGGCGGTGCGCTCCCATCCCCAGGCCCTGGAGCAGTGCGCCCGCTTCATCGCCCGCCACGGCTGGGAGGCCATCGCCGCCCCCGACACCGCCGGCAGCGCCCGCATGCTGGCCGAGCGCCCGGAGCCCGGGGTCGCCGCCATCGCCAGCCGCCTGGCCGCCGAACGCTACAGCCTGGCGATCCTGGCCGAAGGCATCGAGGACGACCCCGAGAACGCCACCCGCTTCTTCATCGTCAGCACCTATGAGCCCCCCCGCGCCGCCCGCAACAAGACCTCCATCGTCTTCAGCACCCGCCACGTGCCGGGAGCCCTCCATGCCTGCCTCGGGGAGTTCGCCGCCCGCGGCATCAATCTCACCAAGCTCGAGTCCCGCCCCCGCCGCGGCCGCCCCTGGGAATACGTCTTCTACGTGGACTTCGAGGGCCACTGGCAGGATCCAGCGTGTCGTGAGGCGCTGCTGGGCCTGCTCCAGCGGGCCTCTTTCCTGAAGCTGTTGGGCTCTTATCCGGCCGCTGAAGGAACCGTCTCAAGCCACGAAGAAGGAGGAGAGCGATGA
- the cbiQ gene encoding cobalt ECF transporter T component CbiQ, which translates to MASPSASDPVLTLPPWLGRPSAPLGPGTSEARRVRLDFVARTLVGALEVVRRALYAEEIARRDGLLQRASPEVKVLCFLALILAASLSRGLAPLALLYGGCVLLAALGRLDLRSFLGRTGLVVLFFTGLIVLPGMTSLVHPGEPLVVLVRFGPDARLGPLALPSELSLTRQGLTGGLMVMLRAATSVSLVTLLTVTTGWFELLRGLRALGLPAAVGMLFTLTYRYIFVLLTVVQDMYAAWQARVLGGRAGDAGRRLGAAAAYALFLRSEALAREIHQAMLARGFQGRVAFVQRRRSSVWASGALAALTLLMLGGVYVVR; encoded by the coding sequence GTGGCTTCTCCTTCGGCCTCGGACCCGGTCCTGACCCTTCCGCCCTGGTTGGGGCGTCCATCCGCCCCGTTGGGCCCTGGGACCTCCGAAGCCCGTCGGGTCCGACTGGATTTCGTCGCCCGGACCCTGGTCGGCGCCTTGGAGGTCGTCCGGCGGGCGCTCTACGCGGAGGAGATCGCCCGGCGGGACGGGCTGTTGCAGCGGGCGTCCCCGGAGGTCAAGGTTCTCTGCTTCCTGGCCCTGATCCTCGCCGCCAGCCTCAGCCGGGGCCTGGCGCCCCTGGCCCTCCTCTACGGCGGCTGTGTTCTGCTGGCCGCCTTGGGACGGCTGGACCTGCGATCGTTCCTGGGGCGCACGGGGCTGGTGGTGCTGTTCTTCACCGGCTTGATCGTCCTGCCAGGGATGACCAGCCTGGTTCATCCGGGGGAGCCGCTGGTGGTGCTGGTCCGGTTCGGGCCCGATGCCCGGTTGGGGCCCCTGGCGCTGCCCTCGGAGCTGAGCCTCACCCGCCAGGGTCTCACCGGGGGCCTCATGGTGATGCTTCGGGCGGCGACCTCGGTTTCCCTGGTCACCCTGCTCACCGTGACCACCGGCTGGTTCGAGCTGCTGCGGGGCCTTCGGGCGTTGGGGCTTCCGGCGGCGGTGGGGATGCTCTTCACCCTGACTTATCGCTACATCTTCGTCCTCCTAACGGTGGTCCAGGACATGTATGCCGCCTGGCAGGCTCGGGTCCTGGGCGGGCGGGCAGGGGATGCGGGCCGACGGCTCGGCGCGGCCGCCGCCTATGCCCTCTTTCTCCGGTCTGAGGCTCTGGCTCGGGAGATCCACCAGGCCATGCTCGCCCGGGGCTTCCAGGGCCGGGTGGCTTTCGTTCAACGGCGTCGATCCTCGGTATGGGCCTCCGGGGCGTTGGCGGCGTTGACCCTGCTGATGCTCGGAGGGGTCTATGTGGTCCGCTGA
- a CDS encoding c-type cytochrome: MRTRWAIFGTLIAVGIVVWLAMNPPRPLLNVLKRVDPSPETGARLVERYGCRRCHRIGDSGGILAPDLNGITQRVGDPAMVSLRLWLRDPQAVKPGTAMPNFHLSDSEIEAILAYLQALDARRP; the protein is encoded by the coding sequence ATGCGAACCCGCTGGGCAATCTTCGGAACCCTGATCGCCGTCGGGATCGTGGTCTGGCTGGCCATGAATCCCCCACGGCCTCTTCTCAACGTTCTCAAGCGCGTGGACCCCTCGCCGGAGACCGGGGCGCGGCTGGTGGAGCGCTACGGCTGCCGGCGCTGCCATCGCATCGGCGACTCGGGGGGGATCCTGGCGCCGGATCTCAACGGGATCACCCAGCGGGTGGGGGATCCGGCCATGGTGAGCCTGCGGCTCTGGCTCCGGGACCCCCAGGCCGTCAAGCCCGGGACCGCCATGCCGAACTTTCATCTCTCCGATAGCGAGATCGAGGCGATCCTCGCCTACCTTCAGGCGCTGGACGCCCGGCGCCCATAG